One genomic segment of Amycolatopsis granulosa includes these proteins:
- a CDS encoding GMC oxidoreductase produces MSSLSRRRFLGLTALGSAATLGLTTISTRTSASAAPDYSPAVVVGTGYGAAVTALRLGAAGIPTLMLEMGQLWNTPAADGKIFPDMLNPDRRAMWFKKRTEAPLASFLWLDAANRNIDPYAGVLDRVHFGEMSVYVGRGVGGGSLVNGAMAVTPKRGYFEEILPEVDADEMYGRYYPLANSMLGTNSIDRAWFETCASYQFARVSRKHAQKAGLTTTFVPSVYDFGYMRREEAGEVPRSALASEVIYGNNHGKRSLDKSYLAAALGTGNVTIQTLTEVRDITQQQDGTYTLTVRQIDAGGNVLGVRQLGAKYLFLGAGSLGSTELLVRARDTGKLPDLGEEVGRGWGTNGNVMLGRANHVWDPVGAVESGMPAMGIDAWDDPVNPVFAEIAPVPAGLETWASLYLAITKNPERGYFAYDPGADRAVLRWDVAQGQPSIDAAKSLFDKINAANGTIYRYDLFGDTRAFENRFTYHPLGGLVLGKATDLYGRVKGYRNLYVTDGSLIPGSTGVNPFVTITALAERNIARVLAEDF; encoded by the coding sequence ATGTCTTCCCTGTCACGACGCAGGTTCCTCGGCCTGACCGCGCTCGGTTCCGCCGCCACCCTGGGACTGACCACCATCTCGACGCGGACCTCCGCCTCGGCGGCCCCCGACTACTCGCCGGCCGTCGTCGTCGGCACCGGCTACGGCGCGGCCGTCACGGCGCTGCGTCTCGGCGCGGCCGGCATCCCCACCCTCATGCTGGAGATGGGCCAGCTGTGGAACACCCCGGCCGCGGACGGCAAGATCTTCCCGGACATGCTGAACCCGGACCGGCGGGCGATGTGGTTCAAGAAGCGCACCGAGGCGCCGCTGGCCTCGTTCCTGTGGCTCGACGCGGCGAACCGGAACATCGACCCGTACGCGGGCGTGCTGGACCGGGTGCACTTCGGCGAGATGTCGGTCTACGTGGGCCGGGGCGTGGGCGGCGGCTCGCTCGTCAACGGCGCGATGGCGGTGACGCCGAAGCGCGGGTACTTCGAGGAGATCCTGCCCGAGGTCGACGCCGACGAGATGTACGGCAGGTACTACCCGCTGGCCAACTCGATGCTGGGCACCAACAGCATCGACCGGGCCTGGTTCGAGACGTGCGCCAGCTACCAGTTCGCCCGGGTGTCCCGCAAGCACGCGCAGAAGGCCGGGCTGACGACCACCTTCGTGCCCAGCGTGTACGACTTCGGCTACATGCGCCGCGAGGAGGCCGGGGAGGTGCCCCGGTCCGCCCTGGCGTCCGAGGTCATCTACGGCAACAACCACGGCAAGCGGTCGCTGGACAAGAGCTACCTGGCCGCCGCGCTGGGCACCGGCAACGTGACCATCCAGACGCTGACCGAGGTGCGCGACATCACCCAGCAGCAGGACGGCACCTACACGCTCACCGTGCGGCAGATCGATGCCGGCGGCAACGTGCTGGGCGTGCGGCAGCTCGGCGCCAAGTACCTCTTCCTCGGCGCGGGCAGCCTGGGGTCGACCGAGCTGCTGGTGCGGGCGCGGGACACCGGCAAGCTGCCGGACCTGGGCGAGGAGGTCGGCCGGGGCTGGGGCACCAACGGCAACGTGATGCTGGGCCGCGCCAACCACGTGTGGGACCCGGTCGGTGCGGTCGAGTCCGGCATGCCGGCGATGGGCATCGACGCCTGGGACGACCCGGTCAACCCGGTGTTCGCCGAGATCGCGCCGGTGCCCGCCGGGCTGGAAACCTGGGCGAGCCTGTACCTGGCGATCACGAAGAACCCCGAGCGCGGGTACTTCGCCTACGACCCCGGCGCGGACCGGGCGGTCCTGCGGTGGGACGTCGCACAGGGCCAGCCCTCGATCGACGCGGCGAAGAGTCTGTTCGACAAGATCAACGCGGCGAACGGGACGATCTACCGGTACGACCTGTTCGGCGACACCCGGGCGTTCGAGAACCGGTTCACCTACCACCCGCTCGGCGGGCTGGTGCTGGGCAAGGCGACCGACCTGTACGGGCGGGTGAAGGGCTACCGCAACCTCTACGTCACCGACGGCTCACTGATCCCGGGCAGCACCGGCGTGAACCCGTTCGTGACGATCACCGCGCTGGCCGAGCGCAACATCGCCCGCGTGCTCGCGGAGGACTTCTAA
- a CDS encoding cobalamin-independent methionine synthase II family protein — MTTFARATHVGSLLRPPRLLQARAEHAAGRLTEPELRVIEQESILEALAVQRDSGIGPYTDGEYLRTDFMSRLTEHVDGFAEQAPSLEWQSGDQAEEDSSILRLIGGKLTYRERFTDREAALLATHAPGPYKISLPEVTNFVVANWDAQVSGPHYPTRGDIVEDLSAVLQQEAAALAADGVQHVQIDAPCFIAFANPRILALLESEGIDPRELLRRCIEADAAVVRLLTERGVRVGMHICRGNYRGQWFNEGFYDDIAADVFGGVPVDHWLLEYDTERAGTFEPLQHVPAGTGVVLGLITTKTGELEDPDELARRVDEAARIVPLDSLAVSPQCGFASEVQGNPLTWDEQRRKLDLTATVAERVWGTV, encoded by the coding sequence ATGACGACCTTCGCGCGGGCCACCCACGTCGGCAGCCTCCTGCGGCCGCCCCGGTTGCTCCAGGCGCGGGCCGAGCACGCCGCGGGCCGGCTCACCGAACCGGAACTGCGGGTCATCGAGCAGGAGTCGATCCTCGAGGCGCTGGCGGTGCAGCGGGACAGCGGCATCGGCCCGTACACCGACGGCGAGTACCTCCGCACGGACTTCATGAGCCGGCTCACCGAGCACGTGGACGGGTTCGCCGAGCAGGCGCCGTCGCTGGAGTGGCAGTCCGGCGACCAGGCCGAGGAGGACAGCAGCATCCTCCGGCTGATCGGCGGCAAACTGACCTACCGCGAGCGGTTCACCGACCGCGAGGCCGCACTGCTCGCCACGCACGCGCCCGGCCCGTACAAGATCAGCCTGCCCGAGGTCACCAACTTCGTGGTCGCGAACTGGGACGCGCAGGTCAGCGGCCCGCACTACCCGACCCGCGGCGACATCGTCGAGGACCTCTCGGCCGTCCTGCAGCAGGAGGCGGCGGCGCTCGCCGCGGACGGCGTCCAGCACGTGCAGATCGATGCCCCGTGCTTCATCGCCTTCGCCAACCCGCGGATCCTCGCGCTACTGGAGTCGGAGGGCATCGACCCGCGGGAGCTGCTGCGGCGGTGCATCGAGGCCGACGCCGCCGTCGTCCGGCTGCTGACCGAGCGCGGGGTCCGCGTCGGCATGCACATCTGCCGCGGCAACTACCGCGGCCAGTGGTTCAACGAGGGTTTCTACGACGACATCGCGGCGGACGTCTTCGGCGGCGTGCCGGTGGACCACTGGCTGCTGGAGTACGACACCGAACGGGCCGGGACGTTCGAACCGCTGCAGCACGTGCCGGCCGGTACCGGTGTGGTGCTCGGGCTCATCACGACCAAGACCGGCGAGCTGGAGGACCCGGACGAGCTGGCGCGCCGGGTGGACGAGGCGGCGCGGATCGTGCCGCTGGACTCACTGGCGGTCAGCCCCCAGTGCGGGTTCGCCTCCGAGGTTCAGGGCAACCCGCTGACCTGGGACGAGCAGCGGCGCAAGCTCGACCTGACCGCCACCGTGGCGGAGCGGGTCTGGGGCACGGTCTGA
- a CDS encoding DUF4442 domain-containing protein: MVSTYSLWQRLSGLPGGKRLFSAAICLRVPYFGSVLPTVEELRPGFCAVRAPKWWGVHNHIGTVHAIAACNLAEIAMGMLAESTLPATHRWLPKGMTVRYVAKAETGLRAVAELPEIPEFGDGGAELPVPVVVSDRAGKPVVTATITIWVTRRRQ, encoded by the coding sequence GTGGTTTCGACCTACTCCCTGTGGCAGCGCCTGAGCGGGCTGCCCGGCGGCAAGCGGCTGTTCTCGGCCGCGATCTGCCTGCGTGTGCCCTATTTCGGCTCGGTGCTGCCGACCGTCGAGGAGCTGCGCCCCGGCTTCTGCGCGGTGCGCGCGCCGAAGTGGTGGGGTGTTCACAACCACATCGGCACGGTGCACGCGATCGCGGCCTGCAACCTCGCGGAGATCGCGATGGGCATGCTCGCCGAGTCGACGCTGCCGGCCACGCACCGCTGGTTGCCCAAGGGCATGACCGTCCGGTACGTGGCCAAGGCGGAGACGGGCCTGCGCGCGGTCGCCGAGCTGCCGGAGATCCCGGAGTTCGGTGACGGGGGCGCGGAGCTGCCGGTGCCGGTCGTCGTCTCCGACCGGGCCGGCAAGCCCGTCGTCACGGCAACCATCACCATCTGGGTGACGCGCCGGCGTCAGTAG
- a CDS encoding GNAT family N-acetyltransferase, with the protein MPDSRIRRIRRIRESDVDEVAQLVHELAAYEKAPQECHLTAGRLRAALFADEPAVFGHVAEQDGEIVGFALWFLNFSTWRGVHGIYLEDLFVKAELRGSGLGKALLATLAKECVDRGFARLEWSVLDWNPATGFYKSLGAIPMDEWTVYRLTDTALDNLAKLG; encoded by the coding sequence ATGCCTGACAGCCGTATCCGCCGTATCCGCCGAATCCGCGAGTCCGACGTGGACGAGGTCGCGCAGCTGGTGCACGAGCTGGCCGCCTACGAGAAGGCGCCACAGGAGTGCCACCTGACGGCCGGGCGGCTGCGTGCCGCGTTGTTCGCCGACGAGCCCGCCGTGTTCGGGCACGTCGCCGAGCAGGACGGCGAGATCGTCGGCTTCGCGCTGTGGTTCCTGAACTTCTCCACCTGGCGCGGGGTGCACGGCATCTACCTGGAAGACCTGTTCGTGAAGGCCGAGCTGCGCGGGTCCGGGCTGGGCAAGGCGCTGCTGGCGACGCTCGCGAAGGAGTGCGTCGACCGCGGGTTCGCGCGGCTGGAGTGGTCGGTTCTGGACTGGAACCCCGCGACCGGCTTCTACAAGTCGCTCGGCGCGATCCCGATGGACGAGTGGACGGTCTACCGGCTGACCGACACCGCGCTGGACAACCTCGCCAAGCTCGGCTAG
- a CDS encoding ATP-binding cassette domain-containing protein → MLIEFDGVTKRYPDGTLAVDDLSLTVEEGTITVFVGPSGCGKTTSLRMINRMVEPTSGRVLLDGKDIRESDPPVLRRGIGYVIQNAGLFPHRTVLDNVATVPVLSGWGKRKARDRAAELLEIVGLPPELGKRYPAQLSGGQRQRVGVARALAADSPVLLMDEPFSAVDPIVREGLQDELLRLQSQLGKTIVFVTHDIDEAVRLGDKVAVMRVGGQLAQYGTPADVLRHPVDDFVASFVGRDRGYRGLSFVDSSGVEVRDLVTVPLGERVPGPTEDWLLAVNDAGEPRGWLTPGSTVDGPLAEADLVAGGSLYRRGTPVRGALDAALSSPAGLGVVVDETGKAVGAVTARQVLDVIEAPSAAPAAGHE, encoded by the coding sequence GTGTTGATCGAGTTCGACGGCGTGACCAAGCGCTATCCGGACGGCACGCTCGCCGTCGACGACCTCAGCCTGACGGTCGAGGAGGGCACCATCACGGTGTTCGTCGGACCGTCGGGGTGCGGGAAGACGACGTCGCTGCGGATGATCAACCGCATGGTCGAGCCGACCTCGGGGCGGGTCCTGCTCGACGGCAAGGACATCCGCGAGTCGGACCCCCCGGTGCTGCGGCGCGGCATCGGCTATGTGATCCAGAACGCCGGGCTGTTCCCGCACCGGACGGTGCTGGACAACGTCGCCACCGTCCCGGTGCTGTCCGGATGGGGCAAGCGGAAGGCCCGCGACCGCGCGGCCGAGCTGCTGGAGATCGTCGGCCTGCCGCCCGAGCTGGGCAAGCGTTATCCCGCGCAGTTGTCCGGCGGTCAGCGGCAGCGGGTCGGCGTCGCCAGGGCGCTCGCGGCGGACTCGCCCGTGCTGCTGATGGACGAGCCGTTCTCCGCCGTCGACCCCATCGTCCGCGAAGGCCTGCAGGACGAGTTGCTGCGCCTGCAATCACAGCTGGGCAAGACGATCGTGTTCGTCACGCACGACATCGACGAGGCCGTGCGGCTGGGTGACAAGGTGGCCGTGATGCGGGTCGGCGGGCAGCTGGCCCAGTACGGCACCCCGGCCGACGTGCTGCGGCACCCGGTCGACGACTTCGTGGCCTCGTTCGTCGGCCGGGACCGCGGCTACCGTGGACTGTCCTTCGTGGACTCCTCCGGTGTGGAGGTGCGCGACCTCGTCACCGTCCCGCTGGGCGAGCGGGTGCCCGGTCCGACCGAGGACTGGCTGCTGGCGGTGAACGACGCGGGCGAGCCACGCGGCTGGCTCACCCCAGGTTCCACTGTGGACGGCCCGCTCGCCGAGGCCGACCTGGTGGCCGGCGGGTCGCTCTACCGCCGCGGCACCCCGGTGCGCGGCGCCCTGGACGCGGCGCTGTCGTCGCCGGCCGGACTCGGCGTGGTGGTGGACGAAACCGGCAAGGCCGTGGGCGCGGTCACCGCGCGGCAAGTGCTCGATGTGATCGAGGCGCCCAGCGCAGCCCCGGCCGCCGGACACGAGTGA
- a CDS encoding acid phosphatase, producing the protein MDHELFLFRHGQTEWSVNGRHTGRTDIPLTPAGENQARAAGLTLQSLRKGPALVLTSPRQRAVRTAELAGLRIDERTEDLAEWDYGDYEGVTTADIRKSVPGWTVWTHEMPGGESAEQVGARADALLERVRAALADTEVILVGHGHFSRVLIARWIGLPATAGVHFGLDPAGVTVLGEERGEPKIEHLNIPPS; encoded by the coding sequence GTGGACCACGAGCTCTTCCTCTTCCGCCACGGCCAGACCGAGTGGTCGGTGAACGGCAGGCACACCGGCCGCACCGACATCCCGCTCACCCCGGCCGGCGAGAACCAGGCGCGCGCCGCCGGGCTGACCCTCCAGTCGCTGCGCAAGGGACCCGCGCTGGTGCTGACCAGCCCACGGCAGCGCGCGGTGCGCACCGCCGAGCTCGCCGGCCTGCGCATCGACGAGCGGACCGAGGACCTGGCTGAGTGGGACTACGGCGACTACGAGGGCGTCACCACCGCCGACATCCGCAAGTCGGTGCCGGGGTGGACCGTCTGGACCCACGAGATGCCCGGCGGCGAGAGTGCCGAGCAGGTGGGCGCGCGGGCGGACGCCCTGCTCGAGCGGGTCCGCGCGGCGCTGGCCGACACCGAGGTGATCCTGGTCGGCCACGGCCACTTCAGCCGGGTGCTGATCGCCCGCTGGATCGGGCTGCCCGCCACCGCCGGCGTCCACTTCGGACTGGATCCGGCCGGCGTCACCGTACTGGGTGAGGAACGGGGCGAACCCAAGATCGAGCACCTGAACATCCCGCCGTCCTGA
- a CDS encoding dTDP-4-dehydrorhamnose 3,5-epimerase family protein: protein MEVRQLAVPDAYEFTPRSFPDHRGLFVAPFQEAALVEAIGHPLHVAQTNHSVSRRGTIRGVHFADTPPGQAKYVYCPRGALLDVVVDLRVGSPAFGTWDAVRLDSAGYRAVYVAEGLGHAFVALEDDTVMAYLCSTGYNPSAEHGITPLDPELDLPWPSQPAPILSEKDAAAPALAEAAAAGLLPRYADCLAHYEKLRAG, encoded by the coding sequence ATGGAGGTTCGCCAGCTCGCCGTCCCGGACGCCTACGAGTTCACGCCCCGGTCGTTCCCGGACCACCGCGGCCTGTTCGTCGCACCGTTCCAGGAGGCGGCGCTGGTGGAGGCGATCGGGCACCCGCTGCACGTGGCGCAGACGAACCACAGCGTGTCGCGGCGCGGCACGATCCGCGGGGTCCACTTCGCGGACACGCCGCCGGGTCAGGCGAAGTACGTGTACTGCCCGCGGGGCGCGCTGCTGGACGTGGTGGTGGACCTGCGAGTCGGCTCCCCGGCCTTCGGTACCTGGGACGCGGTGCGGCTGGACTCGGCCGGGTACCGCGCGGTGTACGTGGCGGAGGGGCTCGGGCACGCGTTCGTCGCGCTGGAGGACGACACCGTGATGGCCTACCTGTGCTCGACCGGGTACAACCCGTCGGCCGAGCACGGGATCACCCCGCTGGACCCGGAGCTGGACCTGCCGTGGCCGTCGCAGCCGGCCCCAATCCTGTCCGAAAAGGACGCGGCGGCCCCGGCTCTCGCCGAGGCCGCCGCGGCCGGGCTGCTGCCGCGCTACGCCGACTGCCTGGCCCACTACGAAAAACTGCGCGCGGGTTAG
- a CDS encoding NAD(P)-dependent malic enzyme, producing MTDDEIFRGHEGGKLSVAATRPISQARDLSIAYTPGVAKASRAIAENAELAERYTWAHRLVVVVSDGTAVLGLGDIGASASLPVMEGKSVLFKTFGGLDSIPLVLDTKDVDEIVETLVRLRPSFGAVNLEDISAPRCFELEDKLKEALDCPVMHDDQHGTAIVTLAALRGANLVLDRDIAHQRVVISGAGAAGVACAKILQEAGVADVTVLDSRGIIHAGRDGLNPVKEKLAETTNKSGLRGGLAEALRGADVFLGLSGATIEPELLAGMAADPIVFALSNPDPEVHPDAAARYAAIVATGRSDFPNQINNVLAFPGVFRGALDAGARKITENMKLAAAEAIVAVAQEDLGPDRIVPSPLDPRVAPEVAAAVAKAAVQDGVTG from the coding sequence GTGACCGACGACGAGATCTTCCGCGGCCACGAGGGCGGCAAGCTCTCGGTGGCGGCCACCCGGCCGATCTCGCAGGCCCGCGACCTCTCCATCGCCTACACGCCGGGCGTGGCCAAGGCCAGCCGGGCCATCGCCGAGAACGCTGAGCTGGCCGAGCGCTACACGTGGGCGCACCGGCTCGTGGTCGTCGTCAGCGACGGCACCGCCGTGCTCGGGCTGGGTGACATCGGCGCCAGTGCGTCCCTGCCGGTCATGGAGGGCAAGTCCGTGCTCTTCAAGACCTTCGGCGGGCTGGACTCGATCCCGCTCGTGCTCGACACCAAGGACGTCGACGAGATCGTCGAGACGCTGGTGCGGTTGCGCCCCTCGTTCGGCGCGGTCAACCTCGAAGACATCTCCGCCCCGCGCTGCTTCGAGCTGGAGGACAAGCTCAAGGAGGCGCTGGACTGCCCGGTCATGCACGACGACCAGCACGGCACGGCGATCGTGACGCTGGCCGCGCTGCGGGGCGCGAACCTGGTGCTCGACCGGGACATCGCGCACCAGCGGGTCGTCATCTCCGGGGCCGGTGCGGCGGGCGTGGCGTGCGCGAAGATCCTGCAGGAGGCCGGCGTCGCGGACGTCACGGTGCTGGACTCGCGTGGCATCATCCACGCCGGCCGGGACGGGCTGAACCCGGTCAAGGAAAAGCTCGCCGAGACCACCAACAAGTCCGGTCTGCGCGGCGGGCTGGCCGAGGCGCTGCGCGGCGCGGACGTCTTCCTGGGACTGTCCGGCGCCACCATCGAGCCGGAGCTGCTGGCCGGGATGGCCGCCGACCCGATCGTGTTCGCGCTGTCCAATCCGGACCCGGAGGTGCATCCCGATGCGGCCGCCCGGTACGCCGCGATCGTGGCCACCGGCCGCAGCGACTTCCCGAACCAGATCAACAACGTGCTGGCCTTCCCGGGTGTGTTCCGGGGCGCGCTGGACGCCGGTGCGCGGAAGATCACCGAGAACATGAAGCTGGCCGCCGCGGAGGCGATCGTCGCGGTCGCGCAGGAGGACCTGGGCCCGGACCGCATCGTGCCGAGCCCGCTGGACCCCCGCGTCGCGCCCGAGGTCGCCGCCGCGGTGGCGAAAGCGGCCGTCCAGGACGGCGTTACCGGCTAA